A genomic window from Vicia villosa cultivar HV-30 ecotype Madison, WI unplaced genomic scaffold, Vvil1.0 ctg.000410F_1_1, whole genome shotgun sequence includes:
- the LOC131627883 gene encoding uncharacterized protein LOC131627883: MDMIKVLWQMTVPLKFKIFAWRLLISRLPSKDLLLRRGVVIDANNACCEFCRLHPENLNHLFFDCNVANLMWCRIFLWLGVDLSFSLDDFMAFGKFQKKVKNANSRLKINTIWLATTWSIWFMRNAMIFDKVPYNFDEVYSNILYLSWSWLASSNPLFVGSSSHPPQPTNESDDTNEDDVDESDEEDLSNEL, encoded by the exons ATGGACATGATTAAAGTTTTGTGGCAAATGACGGTTCCTCTCAAATTCAAGATTTTCGCATGGAGACTATTGATTTCAAGATTACCGTCTAAAGATTTGCTGCTAAGGAGAGGTGTTGTCATCGATGCTAACAATGCTTGCTGTGAGTTTTGTCGGCTGCACCCGGAAAATTTGAATCACCTCTTCTTTGATTGTAACGTCGCTAACTTGATGTGGTGTAGAATTTTCTTATGGTTGGGAGTTGATCTCTCATTCTCTTTAGATGATTTTATGGCGTTTGGCAAATTTCAAAAGAAGGTGAAAAATGCAAATTCAAGATTGAAAATCAACACTATTTGGCTAGCTACAACATGGAGCATTTGGTTCATGAGAAACGCGATGATTTTCGATAAGGTGCCGTATAATTTTGATGAGGTGTATTCTAACATTTTGTACTTATCTTGGAGTTGGCTAGCTAGTAGCAATCCCTT ATTTGTTGGGTCTTCTTCTCATCCACCACAACCCACTAATGAAAGTGATGACACAAATGAAGATGACGTCGATGAATCAGATGAAGAAGACCTTAGTAATGAATTATGA